Proteins encoded by one window of Pseudomonas sp. PSKL.D1:
- a CDS encoding ammonium transporter has protein sequence MENMHSAMDSLVHGSNTLFILMGAILVLAMHAGFAFLEVGTVRHKNQVNALSKILSDFAVSALVYFFIGYWIAYGVSFLHPASALASDHGYALVKCFFLLTFAAAIPAIISGGIAERARFAPQLCATALIVAFIYPFFEGVVWNGNLGVQAWLQARFGAPFHDFAGSVVVHAMGGWLALAAVLLLGARRGRYRDGRLVAFAPSSIPFLALGSWILIIGWFGFNVMSAQTLQGVSGLVAINSLLAMVGGTLAALVAGRNDPGFLHNGPLAGLVAVCAGSDVMHPVGALATGLVAGVLFVWSFTAAQNRWKIDDVLGVWPLHGLCGVWGGIACGIFGQVALGGMGGVSLASQLIGSLAGVAVALVGGFAVYGAIRAVHGLRLSHEQEFQGADLSLHRIGATSQD, from the coding sequence ATGGAAAACATGCACAGCGCGATGGACTCCCTGGTCCATGGTTCCAATACCCTGTTCATTCTCATGGGCGCCATTCTGGTGCTGGCCATGCACGCCGGTTTCGCGTTTCTCGAAGTTGGTACGGTGCGGCACAAGAACCAGGTTAACGCCCTGTCGAAAATCCTCAGCGATTTCGCGGTCTCGGCATTGGTTTATTTCTTTATCGGCTACTGGATTGCCTACGGGGTGAGCTTTCTTCACCCAGCGTCAGCGCTGGCCAGCGACCATGGCTACGCGCTGGTGAAGTGCTTCTTTCTGCTTACCTTCGCGGCGGCCATCCCGGCCATCATCTCCGGTGGCATCGCCGAGCGCGCCCGCTTTGCGCCGCAGTTGTGCGCCACGGCGTTGATCGTGGCCTTTATTTACCCCTTCTTTGAGGGCGTGGTGTGGAACGGCAACCTGGGTGTTCAGGCTTGGTTGCAAGCCCGCTTCGGCGCGCCATTCCATGACTTTGCCGGCTCCGTGGTGGTGCATGCCATGGGCGGCTGGCTGGCGTTGGCGGCGGTGCTGCTGCTGGGCGCGCGGCGCGGGCGTTACCGTGACGGGCGGCTGGTGGCATTCGCGCCGTCGAGCATTCCGTTTCTGGCGTTGGGTTCGTGGATTCTGATCATCGGCTGGTTCGGCTTCAACGTGATGAGCGCGCAGACCTTGCAAGGCGTTAGCGGCCTGGTGGCGATCAACTCGTTGCTGGCCATGGTCGGCGGTACGCTGGCGGCGCTGGTGGCCGGGCGCAACGACCCGGGCTTCTTGCACAACGGCCCGTTGGCCGGGCTGGTGGCGGTGTGCGCAGGCTCCGATGTGATGCACCCGGTCGGCGCATTGGCCACCGGCTTGGTGGCGGGCGTGCTGTTTGTGTGGAGCTTCACGGCCGCGCAAAACCGCTGGAAGATCGATGACGTGCTGGGTGTGTGGCCGCTGCATGGCCTGTGTGGGGTATGGGGTGGTATTGCCTGCGGTATTTTTGGCCAGGTGGCGCTGGGTGGCATGGGTGGGGTTAGCTTGGCCAGCCAGTTGATCGGCAGCCTGGCCGGTGTGGCAGTGGCCCTGGTCGGTGGCTTTGCCGTGTATGGCGCTATCCGCGCGGTGCATGGCCTGCGCTTGAGCCATGAGCAGGAGTTCCAGGGCGCAGACCTGTCGCTGCACCGCATCGGCGCCACCAGCCAGGATTGA
- a CDS encoding transcriptional regulator — MLNVEQLKYSVNRMPVERVCDAVLELRLEGLVTDDRTPFGKVHFNTCFAEIEALFQRAGYHRGLDVVGYQGLLYALYDPGRWEPVQVLRWLKERSEAMDQAG; from the coding sequence ATGCTCAATGTCGAGCAACTCAAGTACAGCGTCAACCGCATGCCGGTGGAGCGGGTGTGTGACGCCGTGCTGGAACTGCGCCTGGAGGGCCTTGTCACCGACGACCGTACGCCGTTCGGCAAGGTCCACTTCAATACCTGTTTTGCCGAGATCGAGGCCTTGTTCCAGCGTGCCGGCTATCACCGTGGCCTGGATGTAGTGGGTTATCAAGGTTTGCTCTATGCACTTTACGACCCGGGGCGCTGGGAGCCCGTGCAGGTACTGCGCTGGCTGAAGGAGCGTAGCGAGGCCATGGACCAGGCAGGCTGA
- a CDS encoding response regulator transcription factor: MHSVFIVDDHPVIRLAVRMLLENQNYKVVGESDNGVDAMQMIRETNPDLVILDISIPMLDGLEVLSRFQAMDLPLKILVLTAQSPALFAVRCMHSGAAGYVCKQEDLGELLSAIKAVLAGYNYFPSQAIHGDHETADHDLRLFRQVNDRELMVLQLFAQGRSNKEIAVGMFLSNKTVSTYKKRLMQKLQVDTLVDLIEMAKRNALV, encoded by the coding sequence ATGCATTCTGTATTTATTGTCGATGACCACCCGGTCATCCGCCTGGCCGTTCGCATGCTGCTTGAAAACCAGAACTATAAAGTCGTAGGCGAATCGGACAATGGCGTCGATGCCATGCAGATGATTCGTGAGACCAATCCCGACCTGGTAATCCTCGACATCAGCATCCCCATGCTGGATGGCCTGGAAGTCTTGTCACGCTTCCAGGCCATGGACCTGCCGCTGAAGATCCTGGTGCTCACCGCACAGTCCCCGGCACTGTTCGCCGTACGCTGCATGCACTCGGGGGCGGCCGGTTATGTTTGCAAACAAGAAGACCTCGGCGAATTGCTCAGCGCCATAAAAGCAGTGCTTGCCGGGTATAACTACTTCCCAAGCCAGGCCATCCACGGCGACCATGAAACAGCTGACCACGACCTGCGGTTATTCCGCCAGGTCAATGACCGTGAACTGATGGTATTGCAACTGTTTGCCCAAGGCCGAAGCAACAAGGAGATTGCCGTTGGCATGTTTCTGAGCAACAAAACCGTCAGTACCTACAAAAAACGACTGATGCAAAAGCTGCAAGTCGACACCTTGGTTGATCTTATTGAGATGGCCAAGCGCAACGCCTTGGTCTGA
- a CDS encoding methyl-accepting chemotaxis protein, which produces MRNNQPITQRERTFPAQQRLISTTSTKGVITYCNDAFVEISGFSRDELIGAPHNLVRHPDVPPAVFNHMWQTLKQGLPWMGIVKNRCKSGDHYWVNAYVTPIFDNDQVTGYESVRVKPTAEQIRRAEALYQRLNQGKPAVPRRDTWLPVLQDWLPFILVSQVGFVIGSSLGHSWGFALAAGLSVPLGLLGLSWQQRGLKRLLRLAEQTTSDPLIAQMYTDSRGVQARLEMAMLSQDARMKTCLTRLQDSAEHLSDQARQSDALAHKSSSGLERQRVETEQVAAAVNQMAATTQEVANHVQRTADATQEANRLTSEGRQIAGETRDAIARLSTAVGETGATVTQLAKDSDEIGGVVDVIKGIADQTNLLALNAAIEAARAGEMGRGFAVVADEVRQLAQRTAESTGQIHGLIAKLQQTANNAVQTMETGHRQAQEGVERVMQADQALVGISEAVANITDMATQIAAATEEQTAVADEISRNISTIAELADQTSEQAQHSALLSEELASTAGSQYSLVERFNR; this is translated from the coding sequence ATGCGTAACAACCAGCCGATAACTCAAAGGGAACGGACTTTCCCAGCCCAACAACGGTTGATCTCCACCACCAGTACCAAAGGGGTGATCACCTATTGCAACGATGCATTTGTCGAGATCAGCGGTTTCTCACGCGATGAGCTGATCGGCGCGCCCCATAACCTCGTGCGCCACCCCGACGTGCCCCCCGCGGTGTTCAACCACATGTGGCAAACCCTAAAACAGGGCCTGCCATGGATGGGCATCGTCAAGAACCGCTGCAAGTCCGGCGACCACTACTGGGTCAACGCCTACGTCACCCCGATTTTCGACAACGACCAGGTTACCGGCTACGAGTCGGTACGGGTCAAACCCACCGCCGAACAGATCCGCCGCGCCGAAGCCCTGTACCAACGCCTCAATCAGGGCAAGCCCGCAGTCCCGCGCCGCGATACCTGGCTGCCCGTGCTGCAGGACTGGCTGCCGTTCATCCTGGTCAGCCAGGTCGGCTTCGTCATCGGCAGTTCGCTCGGCCACTCCTGGGGCTTCGCCCTGGCCGCCGGCCTCTCGGTGCCCCTGGGCCTGCTCGGCCTGAGCTGGCAGCAACGGGGCCTCAAGCGCCTGCTGCGCCTGGCCGAACAGACAACGTCCGACCCGCTGATCGCACAGATGTACACCGACAGCCGTGGCGTGCAAGCGCGCCTGGAAATGGCCATGCTCAGCCAGGACGCACGCATGAAAACCTGCCTGACCCGCCTGCAGGACAGCGCCGAACACCTCAGCGACCAGGCTCGCCAGTCCGATGCCCTGGCCCACAAGAGTTCTTCGGGCCTGGAGCGCCAGCGCGTCGAAACCGAACAGGTGGCCGCTGCTGTAAACCAGATGGCCGCCACCACCCAGGAAGTGGCCAACCACGTTCAACGCACCGCTGACGCCACCCAGGAAGCCAACCGCCTGACCAGCGAAGGCCGGCAGATCGCCGGGGAAACCCGCGATGCCATTGCGCGCTTGTCGACGGCCGTCGGCGAGACCGGCGCCACCGTGACCCAGCTGGCCAAGGACAGCGACGAAATCGGTGGCGTGGTCGACGTGATCAAAGGCATTGCCGACCAGACCAACCTGCTGGCACTGAACGCCGCCATCGAAGCCGCCCGCGCCGGCGAAATGGGCCGTGGCTTTGCCGTGGTGGCGGATGAAGTGCGCCAGCTGGCCCAGCGTACCGCCGAATCCACCGGGCAAATTCACGGGCTGATTGCCAAGCTGCAGCAAACCGCCAACAACGCCGTGCAAACCATGGAAACCGGCCACCGCCAGGCGCAGGAAGGCGTCGAGCGGGTGATGCAGGCCGACCAGGCGCTGGTGGGGATCAGCGAGGCGGTAGCCAACATCACCGACATGGCCACCCAGATTGCCGCCGCGACCGAAGAGCAAACCGCCGTGGCCGACGAAATCAGCCGCAACATCAGCACCATCGCCGAGCTGGCCGACCAGACCAGCGAACAGGCGCAGCATTCGGCGCTGCTCAGCGAAGAGCTGGCGAGTACGGCAGGGAGCCAGTATTCGTTGGTGGAGCGGTTCAACCGCTAA
- a CDS encoding glutaredoxin family protein, protein MLPECQLFGTVGCHLCEVAEGVLMPFVDQGLLVELVDIADNETLAERYGLIIPVLRRCDTAAELLWPFDAEQVVAFLRP, encoded by the coding sequence ATGCTGCCTGAATGCCAACTGTTCGGTACTGTCGGGTGTCACCTCTGTGAAGTGGCCGAAGGTGTACTGATGCCTTTTGTCGACCAAGGCCTGCTGGTCGAGCTGGTTGATATCGCAGACAACGAGACATTGGCCGAGCGTTACGGGTTGATCATCCCGGTGCTTCGCCGGTGCGACACAGCTGCAGAGTTGTTGTGGCCATTCGACGCGGAACAAGTGGTGGCGTTTCTCCGGCCGTGA
- a CDS encoding phage holin family protein, translated as MENDANGSSASGKRLGAALLGLLHSHIELFGIELQEQKARTLSLLLFAGLALVFALLLLTALSGLLLVLLWDSYRLAGIIGLCVFYGIAALYCALRLKAAVFDESSPFGATLEELAKDRERLLP; from the coding sequence ATGGAGAATGACGCCAATGGCAGCAGTGCCTCGGGCAAGCGCCTCGGCGCTGCCCTGCTGGGGCTGCTGCACAGTCACATCGAACTGTTCGGCATCGAGTTGCAGGAGCAGAAGGCGCGCACGCTGAGCCTGCTCCTGTTCGCTGGCCTGGCACTGGTGTTCGCACTGCTATTGCTCACCGCGCTGTCTGGGCTGCTGCTGGTACTGCTCTGGGACAGCTACCGCCTGGCAGGCATCATCGGCCTTTGCGTGTTCTACGGTATTGCCGCGCTGTACTGTGCGCTGCGCCTTAAAGCCGCTGTGTTCGACGAGTCATCGCCGTTTGGCGCCACCCTCGAAGAACTGGCCAAAGACCGGGAGCGCCTGTTGCCATGA
- a CDS encoding ATP-binding protein, protein MARFTASLLLILLLVAGASQAGPLESPAYTLHARSTAMPVQPRPTGQQQLWLKGREHLTLGTSAPDYPPFDITSGGRDYQGLTAEFASLIGKALGLPIKVMRYPDRQAAVRALKRGEIDLLGSANGYEAATDGLILSHPYAIDQPVLVTREDENRALDLGLDGMRLGMLYHYLPKHELRAAYPKAELLAFGSSAQALNAVAFGQADVFIGDTLSTHYQLNRGHLPRLRMASFGKHENVGFGFAMRAADTHLRDLVNATLDLQPNAVRASISKRWSAGGDLLLTDRKLQLTPAEEQWLRNHPVMQVAVDETAAPLSYFDGNGHFRGITADLLELIRLRTGLRFEVQRASGIADMVARLEDGRVSLVAALAINGMDAQPLQLSRPFLESAHVLVTRTEDEAYSSLEALRGRRIAVTRYSAMADLLARRYPQTGWIETESPYYSMALLGSGAVDAVITTLIDANHALAGNTNLIIRSTVGSEPASFAMATARQDTALASIIDKALLSISPEELGVINSRWRGYNPHDDSGWKDVRRLVLQVLLGTGLLLILALIWNARLRRQIKQRQRAERALSDQLEFMGALLNGTPHPMYVRDREGCLQSCNQSYLEAVEASLDAVQGKRLEESLFASAEYTRQIHADYLQVMAAGVPLIIDRPLRLKGREITIYHWILPYRDSLGEVQGIIGGWIDISERRKLVQELREAKQLADDANRAKSTFLATISHEIRTPMNAVIGMLELAVRRARHGHMDCTSLEVAHHSAKDLLGLIGDILDIVRIESGHLTLSPEPVDVAALVESVGRIFDGQARQKGLALEIVICPEARCHALLDPLRFKQVVSNLISNAIKFTEQGQVSISLSLRDEGPCTPPSLEMEVRDSGIGISDSDLQRLFNPFVQANPHSQGARAGTGLGLAICRNLCEMMGGNLSIKSLPDFGTQVRLLMPLQRVAAALAPAEDAEELDTPHPGLKVLVVDDHPANLLLMAQQLSYLGLRQCSASNGQEGLAMWRTGHFDVVVLDCNMPHMNGYQFATLVRAEERQAGRARCVILGYTANAQPEVRQKCLSVGMDDCLLKPITLSTLSQRLTGILPSAGQCHESHSLYNLDGLGCIVGNDAADRARLLTALHQSLQEDLAELMRLAPDNQAGAIREQAHKILSAARMLNATRLISACEALEDAALPVSHIRQQRQILARHMRRMEKALARELARA, encoded by the coding sequence ATGGCACGATTTACCGCCAGTTTGCTCCTCATACTGCTTCTGGTTGCCGGCGCGTCGCAGGCAGGGCCGCTGGAGTCACCCGCCTATACCCTGCACGCCCGCTCAACGGCGATGCCGGTACAGCCGCGCCCGACCGGGCAACAGCAGCTATGGCTCAAGGGGCGTGAGCACCTGACACTGGGGACTTCGGCGCCAGACTATCCGCCATTCGACATCACCAGTGGCGGGCGCGATTACCAGGGCCTCACCGCAGAGTTCGCCAGCCTGATCGGCAAGGCCCTGGGCTTGCCGATCAAGGTAATGCGATACCCCGACCGGCAAGCCGCTGTACGCGCACTCAAACGCGGCGAAATCGACCTGCTGGGCAGCGCCAACGGTTACGAGGCGGCCACCGATGGCCTGATCCTGTCGCACCCCTATGCCATCGACCAACCCGTGCTGGTCACCCGTGAGGACGAAAATCGGGCACTGGACCTGGGCCTGGACGGCATGCGCCTGGGCATGCTTTATCACTACCTGCCCAAACACGAACTGCGTGCGGCCTACCCGAAGGCCGAGCTACTGGCCTTCGGTTCTTCTGCCCAGGCGCTCAATGCCGTGGCGTTCGGGCAAGCGGACGTGTTTATCGGCGATACCCTGTCGACGCATTACCAGCTCAACCGCGGCCACTTGCCACGCCTGCGCATGGCCAGCTTCGGCAAACACGAAAACGTGGGCTTCGGCTTTGCCATGCGGGCTGCGGATACCCACCTGCGCGACCTGGTCAACGCCACCCTCGACCTCCAGCCAAATGCCGTGCGCGCCAGCATATCCAAGCGCTGGAGCGCGGGTGGCGACCTTCTGTTGACAGACCGCAAGCTGCAATTGACTCCGGCTGAGGAGCAATGGCTGCGCAACCACCCCGTCATGCAGGTGGCCGTGGATGAAACTGCGGCACCACTGTCCTACTTCGATGGCAATGGCCATTTTCGAGGCATCACGGCTGACTTGCTGGAACTGATCCGGCTGCGCACCGGCCTGCGGTTTGAAGTGCAACGGGCCAGCGGCATCGCAGACATGGTGGCCCGGCTGGAAGACGGGCGCGTCAGCCTGGTTGCCGCCCTGGCCATCAATGGCATGGACGCGCAACCCCTGCAATTGAGCCGCCCCTTCCTGGAAAGTGCGCATGTGCTGGTCACGCGCACGGAGGACGAGGCCTACTCGTCGCTGGAGGCATTGCGTGGGCGCCGTATCGCGGTCACTCGCTACAGCGCAATGGCCGACCTGCTGGCCAGGCGCTACCCGCAAACTGGCTGGATCGAAACCGAAAGCCCGTATTACTCCATGGCTCTGCTCGGCAGCGGTGCAGTCGACGCGGTAATCACCACCTTGATCGACGCCAACCACGCGCTGGCTGGCAACACCAACCTGATCATCCGCAGCACGGTAGGCAGCGAACCGGCCAGCTTCGCCATGGCAACTGCCCGTCAGGACACCGCACTGGCCTCGATCATCGACAAGGCGCTGCTGAGCATTTCACCCGAGGAACTGGGCGTGATCAACAGCCGCTGGCGTGGCTACAACCCGCATGACGACAGCGGCTGGAAGGATGTGCGCCGGTTGGTGCTGCAGGTACTGCTGGGCACTGGCCTGCTGCTGATCCTGGCGCTGATCTGGAACGCCCGCCTGCGGCGCCAGATCAAGCAGCGCCAACGCGCTGAACGTGCGCTGAGCGACCAGCTGGAGTTCATGGGCGCGCTGCTCAATGGCACACCGCACCCCATGTATGTGCGTGACCGCGAAGGTTGCCTGCAGAGCTGCAACCAAAGTTACCTTGAGGCGGTCGAGGCGAGCCTGGACGCCGTGCAGGGCAAACGCCTGGAAGAAAGCCTGTTTGCCAGTGCCGAATACACCCGCCAGATTCATGCCGACTACCTGCAGGTGATGGCCGCCGGCGTGCCGCTCATCATAGACCGCCCATTGCGCCTGAAAGGTCGCGAGATCACCATCTACCACTGGATCCTGCCGTATCGCGATTCGCTGGGCGAGGTGCAGGGCATCATTGGTGGCTGGATCGACATCAGCGAACGCCGCAAGCTGGTGCAGGAGCTGCGCGAGGCCAAACAGCTGGCCGATGATGCCAACCGCGCCAAGAGCACCTTCCTGGCCACCATCAGCCATGAGATTCGCACGCCGATGAACGCCGTGATCGGTATGCTGGAGCTGGCAGTCAGACGCGCGCGCCACGGCCACATGGATTGCACATCACTGGAAGTCGCACACCACTCGGCCAAGGATTTGCTGGGGCTGATTGGCGATATTCTGGACATCGTGCGCATCGAATCCGGGCACTTGACCCTCTCCCCGGAACCCGTCGATGTGGCCGCGCTCGTCGAATCGGTCGGCCGTATCTTCGACGGCCAGGCACGGCAAAAGGGCCTTGCACTGGAAATTGTCATCTGCCCCGAGGCGCGCTGCCATGCCCTGCTCGACCCGCTGCGCTTCAAGCAAGTGGTGTCCAACCTGATCAGCAATGCCATCAAGTTCACCGAGCAGGGCCAGGTGAGCATCAGCCTGAGCCTGCGCGATGAAGGCCCATGCACGCCGCCCAGCCTGGAGATGGAGGTGCGTGACAGCGGCATCGGCATCAGCGACTCAGACCTGCAGCGCCTGTTCAACCCGTTTGTGCAGGCCAACCCGCACAGCCAGGGGGCACGTGCCGGCACCGGGCTTGGCCTGGCAATCTGCCGCAACCTGTGCGAAATGATGGGGGGCAACCTCAGCATCAAGAGCTTGCCGGATTTTGGCACCCAAGTGCGCCTGTTGATGCCGCTTCAGCGCGTAGCGGCAGCACTCGCGCCCGCAGAGGATGCCGAAGAGCTGGATACACCACACCCGGGGTTGAAAGTACTGGTAGTCGACGATCACCCTGCCAACCTGCTGCTGATGGCGCAACAGCTGAGCTACCTGGGGCTGCGCCAGTGCAGCGCCAGCAACGGCCAGGAGGGGCTGGCCATGTGGCGCACCGGGCACTTCGACGTCGTGGTTCTCGACTGCAACATGCCACACATGAACGGCTACCAGTTTGCCACCCTGGTACGTGCCGAGGAGCGGCAAGCAGGCCGGGCCCGCTGCGTGATCCTGGGGTACACCGCCAATGCTCAGCCGGAAGTACGGCAAAAGTGCCTCAGTGTGGGCATGGACGACTGCCTGCTCAAACCCATTACCCTGAGCACACTCAGCCAACGCCTTACGGGCATCCTGCCCAGTGCAGGGCAATGCCATGAAAGTCATTCGTTGTACAACCTGGATGGTTTGGGCTGCATCGTGGGTAACGACGCGGCAGATCGGGCCCGCTTGCTCACCGCCCTGCACCAGAGCCTGCAGGAGGATCTGGCCGAACTCATGCGCCTGGCACCGGACAATCAGGCGGGTGCCATCCGCGAGCAGGCGCACAAAATTCTGAGCGCGGCGCGCATGTTGAACGCAACCCGGCTGATTTCGGCGTGTGAGGCACTGGAGGATGCTGCATTGCCCGTGTCACATATCAGGCAGCAACGCCAGATACTGGCGCGGCATATGCGCAGAATGGAAAAAGCCCTGGCCAGAGAACTGGCCAGGGCTTGA
- a CDS encoding pseudouridine synthase: protein MITPFDPARQQASTVCLPPGNWATVLDCLCDHFKAIGREQWLDRFARGRVLGADGQAIAADLPYRRGMRLHYFREVPNERPIPVQETIVHVDEHLVVADKPHFLPVTPTGEYVEQTLLRRLIRRLDNPHLVPLHRIDRHTAGLVLFSANPHSRSAYQRLFPERRIDKRYQAIAAALPQHAFPLVHKSRLVHGEPFFRMHEVEGESNSETLAEVLERNGDLWRYGLSPVTGKTHQLRVHMAALGAGICNDPFYPELVNEEDDYQRPLKLLAQSLRFSDPLTGEERYFESRLALDW from the coding sequence ATGATCACGCCCTTCGACCCCGCCCGCCAGCAAGCCAGCACGGTCTGCCTGCCCCCTGGCAACTGGGCCACGGTGCTCGATTGCCTGTGTGACCATTTCAAGGCCATTGGCCGTGAGCAGTGGCTGGACCGTTTTGCCCGTGGGCGTGTGCTGGGAGCTGACGGGCAGGCCATTGCGGCCGACCTGCCGTACCGCCGGGGTATGCGCCTGCACTATTTCCGCGAAGTGCCCAATGAGCGGCCGATCCCGGTGCAAGAAACCATCGTGCATGTGGATGAGCATCTGGTGGTGGCGGACAAACCGCATTTTCTGCCGGTGACGCCGACAGGTGAATACGTCGAACAGACCCTGTTGCGTCGGTTGATCCGGCGGCTGGATAACCCCCACCTGGTCCCGCTGCATCGCATCGATCGTCACACCGCCGGGCTTGTGCTGTTTTCCGCCAACCCGCACAGCCGCAGCGCCTACCAGCGTCTGTTCCCCGAGCGGCGTATCGACAAGCGTTACCAAGCTATTGCCGCTGCCCTGCCGCAGCATGCGTTCCCGCTGGTGCATAAAAGCCGCCTGGTGCATGGCGAGCCGTTTTTCCGCATGCATGAAGTGGAAGGGGAGAGCAACAGTGAAACCTTGGCAGAGGTGCTGGAGCGAAACGGCGACCTGTGGCGTTACGGTTTGTCGCCGGTGACCGGCAAGACCCACCAGCTACGGGTGCACATGGCCGCGTTGGGAGCGGGAATTTGCAATGACCCGTTCTACCCCGAGCTGGTCAATGAAGAAGACGATTACCAGAGGCCGCTGAAATTGCTGGCGCAGAGTTTGCGTTTCAGCGACCCGCTGACGGGTGAGGAGCGTTACTTCGAGAGCCGATTGGCTCTGGATTGGTAA
- a CDS encoding deoxyguanosinetriphosphate triphosphohydrolase, whose translation MDWHTLLTRERLGKALYSAEELGRSPFHKDHDRIIFSGAFRRLGRKTQVHPVTSNDHIHTRLTHSLEVSCVGRSLGMRVGETLRDNLPDWCEPSDLGMIVQSACLAHDIGNPPFGHSGEDAIRHWFQQAAGRGWLDDMSDDERGDFLNFEGNAQGFRVLTQLEYHQFDGGTRLTYATLGTYLKYPWTARHADALGYKKHKFGCYQSELPLLEQIARKLGLPLLETQRWARHPLVYLMEAADDICYALIDLEDGLEMELLHYSEVEALLLDLVGDDLPETYRQLGPNDSRRRKLAILRGKAIEHLTNAAARAFVEQQPALLAGLLHGDLVEHMHGPAKRCVLQAKDMARNKIFQDKRKTLHEIGAYTTLEILLNTFCGAALEQHGGRSPSFKSRRVLDLIGNNAPSPEDSLHTAFLRMIDFIAGMTDSYASEMAREMTGRSSPA comes from the coding sequence TTGGACTGGCACACCCTGCTCACCCGCGAACGCCTGGGCAAAGCCCTGTACAGCGCTGAAGAACTGGGGCGCAGCCCCTTTCACAAGGACCACGACCGCATCATCTTCTCGGGCGCTTTCCGCCGCCTGGGCCGCAAGACCCAAGTGCACCCCGTTACCAGCAACGACCATATCCACACCCGCCTGACCCACTCGCTCGAAGTCAGCTGCGTAGGCCGCTCACTCGGCATGCGCGTGGGGGAAACCCTGCGCGACAACCTGCCCGACTGGTGCGAGCCCAGCGACCTGGGCATGATCGTGCAGTCCGCCTGCCTGGCGCACGACATCGGCAACCCGCCCTTCGGCCATTCCGGTGAAGATGCCATCCGCCACTGGTTCCAGCAGGCGGCCGGGCGCGGTTGGCTGGATGACATGAGCGACGACGAGCGTGGAGACTTTCTCAACTTCGAAGGCAACGCCCAGGGCTTTCGCGTGCTCACCCAGCTGGAATACCACCAATTCGATGGCGGCACCCGGCTGACCTACGCCACCCTCGGCACCTACCTGAAGTACCCCTGGACAGCGCGGCACGCGGATGCGCTGGGTTACAAGAAACACAAGTTCGGCTGCTACCAGAGCGAATTGCCGCTGCTTGAGCAGATTGCGCGCAAACTCGGCCTGCCGCTGCTGGAAACCCAGCGCTGGGCGCGCCACCCGCTGGTGTACCTGATGGAGGCGGCGGATGACATTTGCTACGCGCTGATCGACCTTGAAGACGGCCTGGAGATGGAGCTGCTGCACTACAGCGAAGTCGAGGCCTTGCTGCTGGACCTGGTCGGCGATGACCTGCCCGAGACCTACCGCCAGCTCGGCCCGAACGACTCCCGTCGGCGCAAACTGGCCATCTTGCGCGGCAAGGCCATCGAACACCTGACCAACGCCGCCGCCCGCGCCTTCGTCGAACAGCAGCCCGCGCTGCTGGCCGGGCTGCTTCATGGCGACCTGGTCGAACACATGCACGGGCCAGCCAAACGGTGTGTGCTGCAAGCCAAGGACATGGCGCGCAACAAGATCTTCCAGGACAAGCGCAAGACCCTGCACGAGATTGGCGCCTACACCACCCTGGAAATCCTGCTGAACACCTTCTGCGGCGCAGCCCTCGAGCAGCACGGCGGGCGCAGCCCCTCGTTCAAGAGCCGTCGGGTACTCGACCTGATCGGCAACAATGCGCCATCCCCCGAGGACTCGCTGCATACCGCCTTCCTGCGCATGATCGACTTCATCGCCGGCATGACCGACAGCTATGCCAGTGAAATGGCCCGGGAGATGACCGGGCGCTCCAGCCCCGCCTGA
- a CDS encoding DUF883 family protein, which yields MASKSAKTAQEILMADFQALVRDTEKLLADTANLAGDQADELRGQIHERLTQARETLQLTQESVRERGQAALGSAEQYVQENPWQAIGIAAGVGLLIGLLANRR from the coding sequence ATGGCCAGCAAATCGGCAAAGACTGCACAAGAGATACTGATGGCTGACTTTCAGGCCTTGGTCCGTGACACGGAAAAACTGCTGGCCGACACCGCCAACCTGGCCGGGGACCAGGCCGATGAACTGCGCGGGCAGATCCACGAGCGGCTGACCCAGGCCCGCGAAACCCTGCAACTGACCCAGGAGTCCGTGCGCGAACGTGGCCAGGCGGCGTTGGGCAGTGCCGAACAATACGTGCAGGAAAACCCTTGGCAAGCCATTGGCATCGCCGCCGGTGTCGGCCTGCTGATCGGCCTGCTGGCCAATCGGCGCTAA